The segment TTTTCAAAAGTTGATTAATTTGCTTTCTTGATGTGTGCATGCTCGTCAGTAGTTTGTCGGGGCAGCGTTTCAGCAATGTATTAATATTCAAATTTAATACTGGATGTTTAAAATTAGGACATATACTGTTAAGCGGTTCTAAAACAAAACGCCTGTCCTGTATATGCGGATGCGGAATCGTTAGAGATTTGCTTTTTACAATAGTTTTATCGTAAAACAAAATATCTATATCAATAATTCTGTCTTCGTATTCGGGTTTAGTTTTAACTCTACCCAAAGTTTTTTCAACCGACAGTAATTTTTGCAAAAGCATCTCGCAACTGAGTTCGGTTTTAATTTTAATGGCGGCATTCAGAAACAAGTTATCAGAATTGTATCCCCAAGGCTTGGTTTCAATAATTGACGAATAGTTTATTACTTCGGCAAAATCTTCAATCAGTTTTACCGAATTAATAATGTTGCTCAGCCTGTCTCCCACATTGCTTCCTATGCTCAAATAAACTATTGCCATATGATGTAAATTTTCAGAAAACAAAAGTAAGACAATTATCAATAATTTAAAACCGATTTCTGAAATAAGAATTAATAAAAAAAACACAAAAACTTAAATAAAATGTACTACCTTTGTTGGATAAAATAAAACGATAGGTTGTAAAACTTATACTATAGCTTGAAACCAAACCAACTGTGGGATAGCTACAAATGTGCAAGTTACGTATAACCTTAAACAGAAAAATTATACAATTATGAAACAGTTTTTTAAATTTATGTTCGCTTCCATGTTGGGCTTTATATTGGCAAGCGTGGTAGTTTTTATCATTTTTATGGGAATGATAGCTTCTGCAATGAAATTTGCAAAATCAGAAGA is part of the Lentimicrobiaceae bacterium genome and harbors:
- the folK gene encoding 2-amino-4-hydroxy-6-hydroxymethyldihydropteridine diphosphokinase gives rise to the protein MAIVYLSIGSNVGDRLSNIINSVKLIEDFAEVINYSSIIETKPWGYNSDNLFLNAAIKIKTELSCEMLLQKLLSVEKTLGRVKTKPEYEDRIIDIDILFYDKTIVKSKSLTIPHPHIQDRRFVLEPLNSICPNFKHPVLNLNINTLLKRCPDKLLTSMHTSRKQINQLLKNENKSVSL